A window of Cryptomeria japonica chromosome 3, Sugi_1.0, whole genome shotgun sequence contains these coding sequences:
- the LOC131047144 gene encoding zinc-finger homeodomain protein 2, which translates to MDKYSGSEEEEISMPISTNLATISDSSRLKMLTSSALADAEEEESKKKVKYRECLKNHAANMGGHVTDGCGEFMPGGGEGTPEALRCAACDCHRNFHRREVEGQATPPCCHRGAAAVAAPANVLTLPFARPQMLMAFNKGGGVVEAEVEREGSFLSSHGNVAVRKRFRTRFSPEQKERLLGFAQKLGWRIQKHDEAAVQNFCQEIGVKRHVLKVWMHNNKHTMASKSDNTATTDTANNNTSTSTTTTTANANAINNNGNNNLFK; encoded by the coding sequence ATGGACAAATATAGTGGAAGTGAGGAAGAGGAGATTTCGATGCCGATATCGACAAATCTGGCGACCATTAGCGACTCTTCGAGACTAAAAATGCTAACTTCCAGTGCTCTTGCAGATGCGGAGGAAGAAGAGAGTAAGAAGAAAGTTAAATACAGAGAATGCCTGAAAAATCATGCGGCGAATATGGGAGGCCATGTTACGGATGGTTGCGGGGAGTTTATGCCCGGCGGTGGGGAGGGCACGCCGGAAGCTTTGCGCTGCGCTGCCTGTGATTGCCACCGGAATTTCCACCGGCGAGAGGTTGAAGGGCAGGCAACGCCGCCCTGTTGCCACCGCGGTGCTGCGGCGGTGGCGGCTCCTGCGAATGTTCTGACGCTGCCATTTGCGCGGCCGCAGATGCTCATGGCGTTCAATAAAGGCGGCGGAGTGGTGGAGGCGGAGGTGGAGCGCGAGGGGAGCTTTCTGTCTAGTCACGGGAATGTTGCCGTCAGGAAACGGTTCCGGACTCGGTTCAGTCCGGAGCAGAAGGAGCGATTGCTGGGGTTCGCGCAGAAATTGGGGTGGAGGATCCAGAAGCATGACGAGGCTGCTGTGCAGAATTTCTGTCAGGAAATTGGCGTCAAGAGACACGTTCTCAAAGTCTGGATGCACAACAATAAACATACTATGGcgtccaaatctgacaacaccgccaccACCGACACCGCTAACAATAATACCAgtacctccaccaccaccaccaccgccAACGCCAACGCCATTAATAACAACGGCAACAATAACTTGttcaagtaa